Proteins encoded in a region of the Chitinophagales bacterium genome:
- a CDS encoding SPOR domain-containing protein, whose product MKLKAFSLFLMIVLNFSVIVEPLYAAPQKEKKKKMKKSEMREAIADYEEEIEKLNSEVQELRSENDNLNQELTEARQKNVEMEARMQKVMAEAQPYLSDRMPTEVYFKVQLGAYKELDIQESFNKAKTLQTETESDGIKKYTVGEFKTLDSAKKFELDLKKLGIGDAWLVPYKNNRRISDEQASEAVGRDIRQ is encoded by the coding sequence ATGAAATTAAAAGCTTTTTCTTTGTTTTTGATGATTGTTTTAAACTTTTCAGTAATTGTTGAGCCATTGTATGCGGCTCCGCAGAAAGAAAAGAAGAAAAAAATGAAAAAATCTGAAATGCGCGAAGCTATAGCAGATTATGAAGAGGAGATAGAAAAACTCAATAGTGAAGTTCAAGAATTGCGTTCTGAAAACGATAATCTCAATCAAGAATTAACAGAGGCGAGACAAAAAAATGTGGAAATGGAGGCACGTATGCAGAAAGTAATGGCTGAGGCGCAGCCTTATCTTTCAGACAGAATGCCTACAGAAGTATATTTTAAAGTACAGCTCGGAGCATACAAAGAGCTTGATATTCAGGAAAGTTTCAACAAAGCCAAAACACTACAGACTGAAACAGAAAGCGATGGCATTAAAAAATATACCGTGGGAGAGTTTAAAACTTTGGATTCTGCCAAAAAATTCGAGTTAGATTTGAAAAAACTGGGTATAGGAGATGCCTGGTTGGTACCTTACAAAAACAATAGACGAATATCTGATGAACAGGCTTCCGAAGCAGTAGGAAGAGACATCAGGCAATAG
- a CDS encoding tetratricopeptide repeat protein produces MNPKLKIPLYTLLLLSCLSVFVACNGNGQSEDNKPGEVESNPNADNHPSIQEITQKIEQEPNNPKLYYIRSNMRFQLGNLSGAKEDLKQCLQLDSTETEFYLGLADVYFEEQNLIRALNTLEKAEEIDPRNESIQLKMGIYKIYMKNYKEAIAHLDEVLKSNVYNADAYFYKGILFKEIEKRERAISSFQTALEQDPQYFEAHMQLALLFAESNSKLALQYYNNALKINPESAEALYGKGLLLQNMEDYDAAIELYRSIVKKAPQNANAYYNIGYVYFQMDSLEKADRHFKIAGTVNPAYADAIYMRGLIQEAIGNFDKAREFYKQSLSLQSEHEPSIKGLQRIDKKS; encoded by the coding sequence ATGAATCCCAAACTGAAAATTCCATTATATACACTATTGCTTTTGAGTTGCCTATCAGTATTTGTTGCCTGTAATGGAAATGGGCAAAGCGAGGATAACAAACCCGGGGAAGTAGAAAGCAATCCAAATGCCGACAATCACCCCTCCATACAGGAGATCACCCAGAAAATAGAGCAGGAGCCGAACAATCCCAAGCTCTACTACATCAGGTCGAACATGCGCTTTCAACTGGGCAATCTTTCAGGGGCAAAGGAAGACCTAAAACAATGCCTTCAACTGGATTCTACCGAAACAGAATTTTACCTGGGCCTTGCCGATGTATATTTCGAAGAGCAAAACCTCATTCGAGCATTAAACACGCTTGAAAAAGCTGAAGAAATTGATCCCCGAAATGAATCAATACAATTGAAAATGGGGATTTATAAAATTTACATGAAAAACTACAAGGAAGCCATCGCGCATCTGGATGAAGTCCTTAAAAGCAATGTTTACAATGCAGATGCCTATTTCTACAAAGGCATATTATTTAAAGAAATAGAAAAGCGAGAACGCGCCATATCAAGTTTTCAAACTGCGCTGGAACAGGATCCCCAATATTTTGAAGCCCATATGCAACTGGCCTTGCTCTTTGCTGAAAGCAATTCTAAATTGGCCTTACAGTATTACAACAATGCCTTGAAAATCAATCCTGAAAGTGCCGAAGCGCTTTATGGAAAAGGCCTGCTTCTGCAAAATATGGAAGATTACGATGCTGCAATAGAACTTTACCGCTCTATTGTGAAAAAAGCCCCACAAAATGCCAATGCCTATTACAATATCGGTTATGTATATTTTCAGATGGATTCACTGGAAAAAGCCGACCGGCATTTTAAAATTGCCGGCACTGTAAATCCTGCCTATGCAGATGCAATTTATATGCGTGGTTTAATACAGGAAGCGATCGGAAATTTCGATAAAGCAAGAGAATTTTACAAACAAAGCCTAAGTTTGCAGTCGGAACACGAGCCTTCTATAAAAGGGCTGCAAAGAATTGATAAAAAATCATAA
- a CDS encoding DUF4062 domain-containing protein: MIRIFLSSVQKEFEQERFKLFNWITADPFLGKFFEVFLFEKLPALDNTPQHVFLDEIGQCEIYLGILGKEYGFVGKKGISVTEEEFNEASRLHKQRFIFISDHPNNERDKEQVSFIQKAQTFLVRRKFSGYEDLKSLIYASLVRFLEETGRIQTTPFDSSISHQADYSSINPDKVADFVKLARSKRGFKLQATAPFQEVLAHLNLIKNDKPNNAAILLFGYEPARVFPSAEVRCEYHLGTERTKPIESYKVFTGTVFELVDQAEDFILSKLDYQVETRAESTSIPGKYEIPREVIAEAIVNAVAHRDYTNNGSIQVMLFKDRLEIRNPGHLPLGWSVDKLKELHTSIPRNILLAEPMYQAGYIERLGTGTSDMVSIANKAGLVDPVFVQEDTFNVTIYRPGYGLSDQVHTKHRPSTDEVPQEFRSSTVEVKNLLKVLHGEMSRKDIQKALQLKHEGNFRENYLEPALVQGLIQMKYSNSPNHPKQRYLLTKKGIEVLNNM; the protein is encoded by the coding sequence ATGATACGGATATTCCTGAGTAGCGTACAAAAAGAATTTGAGCAGGAAAGGTTTAAGCTGTTTAATTGGATTACAGCAGATCCTTTCCTCGGTAAATTTTTTGAGGTGTTTCTATTTGAGAAACTTCCGGCTTTAGACAATACTCCGCAACATGTGTTTTTAGATGAAATTGGACAGTGTGAGATTTATTTAGGTATTCTTGGAAAAGAATATGGCTTTGTAGGTAAAAAAGGCATTTCTGTTACCGAGGAAGAATTTAATGAAGCTTCCCGTTTGCACAAACAGCGATTCATTTTTATTTCGGATCACCCCAACAATGAGCGGGATAAAGAACAAGTGTCCTTTATTCAAAAGGCGCAAACTTTTTTGGTTAGGCGCAAATTTTCGGGCTATGAAGATCTAAAGTCCTTGATTTATGCTTCGCTTGTAAGGTTCTTAGAAGAAACGGGGCGCATACAAACTACACCATTTGATTCATCTATTTCCCACCAGGCAGATTATTCATCCATCAATCCTGACAAAGTAGCTGATTTTGTAAAATTAGCTCGTTCAAAAAGAGGTTTTAAACTGCAAGCTACCGCTCCTTTTCAAGAAGTGTTAGCCCATTTAAACTTGATAAAGAATGACAAACCCAATAATGCCGCTATATTACTTTTCGGGTATGAACCAGCTCGGGTTTTTCCCAGCGCAGAAGTGCGCTGTGAGTATCATTTAGGCACTGAACGTACAAAGCCAATCGAATCTTATAAAGTCTTCACAGGTACCGTTTTTGAACTGGTTGATCAGGCTGAAGACTTCATTTTATCGAAGCTAGATTATCAGGTAGAAACCCGAGCAGAAAGCACTTCCATTCCGGGTAAGTATGAAATTCCGAGAGAAGTAATTGCAGAAGCGATTGTGAATGCTGTAGCACACCGAGACTACACCAACAATGGTAGTATTCAGGTCATGCTTTTTAAAGATCGACTTGAAATTAGAAATCCGGGGCATCTTCCCTTAGGATGGTCAGTAGATAAACTCAAAGAGTTGCACACCTCCATACCAAGAAACATACTTCTTGCCGAGCCCATGTATCAAGCCGGCTACATAGAAAGGTTGGGTACCGGAACATCGGACATGGTTTCTATTGCAAACAAAGCCGGTTTGGTTGACCCGGTCTTTGTTCAAGAAGATACCTTTAATGTTACTATTTACCGTCCGGGCTATGGTCTTTCCGACCAAGTACACACTAAACACCGGCCAAGTACCGATGAAGTACCGCAGGAGTTCCGTAGTAGTACCGTAGAAGTAAAAAATTTATTAAAAGTTTTGCATGGAGAAATGAGTAGGAAGGACATACAAAAGGCATTGCAGCTAAAACATGAAGGGAATTTTAGAGAAAACTATTTAGAACCAGCCTTGGTTCAAGGATTGATACAAATGAAATATTCAAATAGTCCAAATCATCCAAAACAAAGATATCTTCTAACCAAAAAAGGAATTGAAGTATTGAACAATATGTAA
- a CDS encoding DUF433 domain-containing protein: MEYLMDRITIDQDICNGKPTIRGKRITVQTILEFLSAGESREEILKQYPSLEPEDITACLNFAAALMERSFTIKKIVA; encoded by the coding sequence ATGGAATACTTAATGGACAGAATTACAATTGATCAGGATATTTGCAATGGCAAACCGACCATTCGCGGAAAAAGAATTACAGTACAAACTATTCTTGAGTTTCTAAGTGCAGGTGAAAGCAGGGAAGAAATCCTGAAACAATATCCATCATTAGAGCCTGAGGATATCACTGCTTGTCTAAACTTTGCAGCTGCATTAATGGAAAGGAGTTTTACCATTAAGAAAATTGTTGCATAA
- a CDS encoding type II toxin-antitoxin system PemK/MazF family toxin, with product MKTGDIILVPFPFAEQTKRKLRPAAIIALTEDKYKDIIVSAISSVVPQKLSKNEIQIKPSTINKLRTISVLKVDRIVTIKKQDMIAKLGKLNKTELSLFKDKFKKLVD from the coding sequence TTGAAAACCGGAGATATCATACTTGTTCCCTTTCCCTTTGCAGAACAAACAAAACGAAAATTAAGGCCTGCAGCTATCATTGCATTAACAGAAGACAAATACAAAGACATAATTGTATCGGCAATTAGTTCTGTTGTTCCTCAAAAACTCAGTAAAAATGAAATTCAGATAAAACCTTCAACAATCAATAAGCTTAGGACAATTTCAGTATTAAAAGTTGATAGGATCGTTACCATCAAGAAGCAAGACATGATTGCTAAACTTGGTAAGCTAAACAAAACTGAACTTTCACTTTTTAAAGACAAATTCAAAAAGCTGGTTGATTAA
- the infC gene encoding translation initiation factor IF-3, with amino-acid sequence MRPRRKFVPRKTEPDHKINEKIRSKEVRLVGDNVEVGVYSIEKALQLAEEQGLDLVEISGKADPPVCKVIDYKKFLYEKKKKEKEIKSNTHKTVIKEVRFTPNTDDHDFNFKLNHAEKFLKEGSKVKAYVQFKGRGILFKERGELMLLKLAESLKDFGSLEQMPKLEGRRMIAFIAPKSKKK; translated from the coding sequence TTGCGTCCAAGAAGAAAATTTGTACCAAGAAAAACTGAGCCGGATCACAAAATCAATGAAAAAATCCGCTCAAAAGAAGTAAGATTAGTAGGAGACAATGTAGAAGTAGGTGTATACTCTATTGAAAAAGCATTGCAATTAGCAGAAGAGCAGGGACTCGACCTGGTTGAAATATCAGGAAAAGCAGATCCTCCGGTTTGCAAAGTTATCGACTACAAAAAATTCCTCTACGAAAAGAAGAAAAAGGAAAAGGAAATAAAGTCCAACACCCACAAAACGGTGATAAAAGAAGTACGCTTTACTCCTAATACCGATGACCACGATTTTAATTTCAAGCTCAATCACGCTGAAAAATTTCTGAAAGAAGGTTCTAAAGTTAAGGCCTATGTTCAGTTCAAAGGCCGTGGCATCCTTTTTAAAGAAAGAGGTGAGCTGATGTTGTTGAAATTAGCCGAGAGCCTGAAAGATTTTGGGTCTTTAGAACAAATGCCTAAATTGGAAGGTCGGAGAATGATCGCTTTCATTGCTCCAAAATCAAAAAAGAAATAA
- a CDS encoding NAD(P)H-dependent glycerol-3-phosphate dehydrogenase has product MSDKKYIGVIGAGSFGTAIANLIAENHDVLFYVRRADRLNAILEQGESLGQKLHERITPTGDVKRMTEECNLLFPTVPSRYTLDEIRKFAPYLRPDHILIHGTKGFNVLIEDFYDVDFYDFQATREDIQTISELIQHETSVVRIGCVSGPNLAVELANHQPAGSVIASHFEEVILMGRDALRSHRFQVYGTNDLIGVEFAGALKNIIAIASGAVYGLKGGENVKALLITKGLSELIRLGTVLGGDVTSFLGLAGIGDIIATASSTHSRNFTVGYRLAKGEKLNDIIETSEEVAEGINTVKICKALADNYKVRVPIIQALHQALFNGLPVNDALNFLMKYPFDRDVDFLD; this is encoded by the coding sequence ATGTCGGATAAAAAATACATAGGCGTTATTGGTGCCGGTAGTTTTGGTACTGCTATTGCAAATCTTATTGCAGAGAACCATGATGTACTTTTTTATGTACGCAGAGCTGATCGGTTGAACGCTATACTTGAACAGGGGGAGAGCCTGGGGCAAAAGTTGCACGAACGAATTACTCCTACAGGTGATGTAAAACGCATGACTGAAGAATGCAACCTGCTTTTCCCTACTGTGCCTTCTCGCTATACTTTGGATGAAATCAGAAAATTTGCACCTTACCTTCGTCCCGATCATATTTTAATACATGGTACTAAGGGGTTTAATGTATTGATCGAAGATTTTTATGATGTTGATTTTTATGATTTTCAGGCTACCCGTGAAGACATTCAAACCATCAGCGAACTGATACAACACGAAACATCAGTGGTGCGTATTGGCTGTGTTTCCGGCCCTAACTTGGCAGTCGAACTGGCCAATCATCAACCAGCGGGCTCTGTAATTGCAAGTCATTTTGAAGAAGTCATACTCATGGGAAGAGATGCGCTGCGCAGTCATCGATTTCAGGTTTATGGCACCAACGACCTTATTGGCGTTGAATTTGCCGGGGCACTCAAGAATATTATCGCCATTGCTTCAGGAGCTGTTTATGGTCTCAAAGGCGGTGAAAATGTAAAGGCATTACTTATAACTAAGGGGCTGTCAGAGTTGATACGTTTGGGGACTGTATTGGGTGGTGATGTGACCTCATTTCTCGGCCTGGCTGGTATTGGTGATATTATTGCAACAGCCTCAAGTACACACAGTAGAAACTTTACTGTAGGTTATCGATTGGCAAAAGGGGAGAAGTTGAACGACATTATTGAAACGAGTGAGGAAGTTGCTGAGGGGATTAACACCGTAAAAATATGTAAAGCTTTGGCCGATAATTATAAAGTACGCGTGCCAATTATTCAGGCCCTACACCAGGCGCTTTTCAATGGCCTGCCTGTGAATGATGCATTGAATTTTCTTATGAAATATCCTTTTGACAGGGATGTGGATTTTTTGGATTAG
- the thrS gene encoding threonine--tRNA ligase, with amino-acid sequence MIKITLPDNSVREYEAGIRPIDVANDISPGLARNVLSAKVDGKIVESITPIQEDAKLQLLTWSDKEGQTAFWHSSAHVLAQALLKLYPKIKLTIGPAIENGFYYDVDLNGENISEKDFPIIEKKFLELARQKAEFQMREVSKSDALNYYNKEKNPFKVELIENLEDGDITFCDHDDFTDLCRGGHIPHTGLIKAVKIMNIAGAYWRGDENKPQLTRVYGISFPKQKMLEEYLQMLEEAKKRDHRKLGKELEIFTFSQKVGQGLPLWLPKGAALRERLMQFLSKAQKKAGYELVASPHIGNKDLYVCSGHYEKYGEDSFQPIHTPDENEEFLLKPMNCPHHCEIYKFKPHSYKELPLRFAEFGTVYRYEQSGELHGLTRVRGFTQDDAHIFCRPDQVKEEFCNVIDLVLYVFKALGFEDFTAQISLRDKEDRKKYIGSDENWEKAENAIKEATAEKALKTTIEYGEAAFYGPKLDFMVKDAIGREWQLGTIQVDYNLPERFELEYMGSDNQKHRPVMIHRAPFGSLERFVAILIEHCEGKFPLWLTPEQAIILPISERFNSYAENVSDYLKNTDIRTFVDLRNEKIGKKIRDAEVNKIPFMLIVGEKEQESEVLSVRKQGQGDLGTMTTDQFTELVNKEIENLIA; translated from the coding sequence ATGATTAAGATTACACTGCCGGATAATTCGGTGCGGGAATACGAAGCGGGCATCCGCCCTATTGATGTGGCCAATGACATTAGCCCGGGACTGGCGAGAAATGTACTCTCCGCAAAAGTCGATGGAAAAATAGTCGAGTCCATTACACCCATTCAAGAAGATGCAAAATTACAATTGCTCACCTGGAGCGATAAAGAGGGGCAAACAGCCTTTTGGCACTCTTCTGCCCACGTATTGGCACAGGCATTGTTGAAATTATATCCCAAAATAAAACTCACCATCGGCCCGGCAATCGAAAATGGTTTTTACTACGATGTTGACCTCAATGGTGAAAATATCTCTGAGAAGGATTTCCCCATTATTGAGAAAAAGTTTTTGGAACTGGCGCGGCAAAAAGCCGAATTTCAAATGCGTGAAGTTTCAAAATCCGATGCACTGAATTATTACAACAAAGAAAAAAATCCCTTTAAAGTAGAATTGATCGAAAACCTGGAAGACGGGGACATCACATTCTGCGACCACGATGATTTTACCGACCTCTGCCGTGGCGGACATATTCCCCATACCGGGTTGATCAAAGCCGTGAAAATCATGAATATTGCAGGTGCCTACTGGCGTGGCGATGAAAACAAGCCTCAGCTCACACGGGTCTATGGCATTTCATTTCCCAAGCAAAAAATGCTGGAAGAATACCTGCAAATGCTGGAAGAAGCCAAAAAACGCGATCACCGCAAGCTGGGGAAAGAGCTGGAAATTTTCACCTTTTCCCAAAAAGTGGGACAGGGTCTGCCGCTTTGGCTGCCCAAAGGCGCTGCATTGAGAGAACGGCTGATGCAATTTTTGAGCAAGGCACAGAAAAAAGCAGGTTATGAACTGGTAGCCTCGCCACATATTGGCAACAAAGACCTGTACGTTTGTTCCGGCCACTATGAAAAATATGGAGAAGACTCTTTTCAGCCCATCCACACACCGGATGAAAACGAGGAATTTCTCCTGAAACCTATGAACTGCCCGCATCACTGTGAAATTTATAAATTCAAGCCACACTCCTACAAAGAGTTGCCACTGCGCTTTGCAGAATTTGGAACCGTTTACCGCTATGAACAAAGTGGAGAGTTGCATGGATTGACAAGGGTGCGGGGGTTCACACAAGACGATGCACATATCTTCTGCCGCCCCGACCAGGTAAAGGAAGAGTTCTGCAATGTAATTGACCTGGTACTTTATGTATTCAAGGCCCTGGGTTTTGAGGATTTTACCGCTCAAATTTCGCTGCGCGACAAGGAAGACCGAAAAAAATACATCGGCAGCGATGAAAATTGGGAAAAAGCAGAAAACGCCATTAAAGAAGCAACTGCAGAAAAAGCCCTTAAAACGACCATTGAATATGGCGAAGCTGCATTTTACGGCCCCAAGCTCGATTTTATGGTAAAAGATGCCATTGGCAGGGAATGGCAATTGGGCACCATTCAGGTGGATTACAATCTGCCCGAGCGATTTGAACTCGAATATATGGGCAGCGACAATCAAAAACACCGCCCTGTGATGATTCACCGCGCGCCCTTTGGCTCATTAGAGCGTTTTGTGGCCATTCTGATTGAACACTGCGAAGGAAAATTTCCGCTTTGGTTGACACCCGAGCAAGCTATAATTTTACCTATAAGCGAACGCTTCAATAGCTATGCAGAAAATGTTTCAGATTATCTAAAAAATACCGATATTCGCACATTCGTTGATCTCAGAAATGAGAAGATCGGCAAAAAGATAAGGGATGCTGAAGTAAACAAAATCCCCTTTATGCTCATTGTAGGAGAGAAAGAACAGGAAAGCGAAGTCTTATCTGTTCGCAAACAAGGTCAAGGCGACCTTGGTACTATGACAACGGATCAATTCACTGAATTGGTGAATAAAGAGATTGAAAATTTAATTGCTTAA
- a CDS encoding DUF5615 family PIN-like protein — protein sequence MAKYLVDANLPYYFSMWNTTDYVHQFDINDEAKDHEIWKYAKENNLTIITKDSDFADRILLKEPPPKVIHIRFGNMKMNDFFNTLSKVWGDVIKISETNKLVSVYIDRIEAVS from the coding sequence ATGGCAAAATACCTGGTAGATGCTAATTTGCCCTACTACTTCAGTATGTGGAATACTACTGATTATGTACATCAGTTTGATATCAATGATGAAGCAAAGGATCATGAGATATGGAAATATGCAAAAGAAAATAATTTAACTATTATCACAAAAGACAGTGATTTTGCCGATAGGATATTATTAAAAGAACCACCGCCAAAGGTCATTCATATTCGTTTTGGCAATATGAAGATGAATGACTTTTTTAATACCCTGTCGAAAGTGTGGGGAGATGTAATAAAAATCTCAGAGACCAATAAGCTTGTGAGTGTTTACATTGATAGAATAGAAGCGGTAAGTTAG
- a CDS encoding 1-acyl-sn-glycerol-3-phosphate acyltransferase, with amino-acid sequence MKKASVDRCLEYFPNYDLLIDELARTLYQERARVTQKPWKADPVDEREYWGNIKREVINLNGQLNGNISADQEQAKEILTSIASRYANEITGTFDPSIYEFAKKALPVGFSRLLKTSIGQNFKERLNNEFNIKDRFHFTGDLETIRELGTKATLVMVPTHFSNIDSPVIGWAIQELGLPAFIYGAGLNLFGIKILAYFMNRLGAYKIDRRKKNQIYLETLKMYSTLALHQGAHSLFFPGGTRSRSGAIEDKLKLGLLGTAMEAQYLNIANAPKGESGKKIVIVPVVLNYHFVLEAPSLIEQHLKQIGREYYFAENDEFSTSFKIARFIFKFLTRSSELAISFGSCMDLFGNRVDKDGNSFDDKGQKIDIRQYYLSHGELKNDKQRNGEYIRLLGEKIVKSYRRNNIVFSSHLLAFAAFEILKKRFKKLDIYALLRIPEEDREISYMEFAQNIEALRKEIFKMADADEIIAPEQISWEVSKIIDHGMDQLGLYHDQATLLFTPERNITTQDMKLLYFYHNRLEGFGLEQYVG; translated from the coding sequence GTGAAAAAAGCCAGCGTAGATCGTTGTCTGGAATATTTCCCCAATTATGATTTATTGATTGATGAACTGGCACGCACATTATATCAGGAAAGAGCCAGGGTTACTCAAAAACCATGGAAGGCAGACCCCGTAGATGAAAGGGAGTATTGGGGCAATATAAAAAGAGAGGTTATAAATCTTAACGGGCAATTAAACGGCAATATATCTGCCGATCAAGAGCAAGCAAAAGAGATCCTAACTTCAATTGCCTCACGCTATGCTAATGAAATTACAGGAACTTTTGATCCTTCAATTTATGAGTTTGCCAAAAAAGCCTTACCTGTTGGTTTTTCCAGGTTATTGAAGACCAGTATTGGGCAAAATTTTAAAGAAAGGCTGAACAACGAATTCAATATAAAAGATCGTTTTCATTTTACCGGAGATCTTGAAACCATAAGAGAACTTGGTACTAAAGCTACTTTGGTAATGGTACCCACGCATTTCAGCAATATTGATAGTCCCGTTATAGGCTGGGCAATACAAGAGCTTGGGCTGCCTGCATTTATTTATGGGGCAGGACTTAATCTTTTTGGGATCAAGATACTGGCCTATTTTATGAATCGATTGGGGGCCTATAAAATTGACCGTAGAAAGAAAAACCAGATATATCTTGAAACATTAAAAATGTACTCTACCCTGGCATTGCATCAGGGGGCACACAGTTTGTTTTTTCCGGGGGGTACACGCTCGCGTTCAGGTGCTATTGAAGACAAGCTTAAACTCGGCCTACTCGGCACTGCTATGGAAGCACAGTATTTGAATATTGCCAATGCACCCAAAGGTGAAAGTGGAAAGAAAATAGTAATTGTCCCTGTGGTGCTCAATTATCATTTTGTGCTGGAAGCCCCAAGTTTGATTGAGCAGCATTTAAAGCAAATCGGTAGAGAATACTATTTTGCAGAAAACGATGAGTTTTCAACTTCCTTTAAAATTGCGCGATTTATTTTTAAATTTTTAACCCGCAGCTCTGAATTGGCAATATCCTTTGGTTCCTGTATGGATTTATTTGGAAACAGAGTGGATAAAGATGGGAATAGTTTTGATGATAAAGGCCAAAAAATTGACATTCGTCAATATTATCTTTCTCATGGTGAATTGAAAAATGACAAACAGCGCAATGGAGAATACATTCGTTTACTGGGTGAAAAAATAGTAAAATCTTACCGCAGAAATAATATTGTTTTTAGTAGTCATTTGCTGGCTTTTGCTGCATTTGAGATTTTGAAAAAGCGATTTAAAAAGCTTGATATATATGCATTGTTGAGAATTCCAGAAGAAGACCGTGAAATTTCCTACATGGAATTTGCGCAAAATATAGAAGCTTTAAGAAAAGAAATATTTAAGATGGCCGATGCGGACGAAATTATTGCTCCGGAACAAATAAGCTGGGAAGTTTCTAAAATTATTGATCATGGCATGGATCAACTTGGACTTTATCACGATCAGGCTACATTGTTGTTTACACCTGAGCGTAATATCACTACACAGGATATGAAATTGCTTTATTTTTATCACAATAGATTAGAGGGCTTCGGATTAGAACAGTATGTCGGATAA
- a CDS encoding Fic family protein — MKTEVHTFKLNLDWELIRHISQIDRFDASWTTIEKKEGQSLKQLKSIATVRSVGASTRIEGSLMSDEEVEVLLRDIDVTKIIDRDSQEVVGYFETMDLISGSYDDIEISENSIKNLHNILLKYSEKDKWHKGDYKQHSNAVQAKLPDGTTQLIFETTPPGFHTQDAMRQLIDWYKQDKETHPLVKCALFAYDFVSIHPFQDGNGRLSRLLSTLLLMKYGYKWIQYVSFEHEIENRKTEYYNVLRSCQAQRPNEDVTKWVRFFFDALANIQDQLMKKLDKQGIEARLAPREKSIITFIENHPGCKSGDIAKKLGIPSPTVKRILPDLIEKNLIEKHGSGPGTNYTVK; from the coding sequence ATGAAAACAGAAGTGCATACATTCAAGCTCAACCTTGATTGGGAATTGATACGGCATATCAGTCAAATTGATAGGTTTGATGCCTCATGGACAACGATAGAAAAAAAAGAAGGCCAAAGTCTTAAGCAATTAAAATCAATAGCAACTGTTCGAAGTGTGGGGGCATCCACGCGAATTGAAGGTTCGCTAATGTCTGATGAAGAAGTTGAAGTATTATTGAGGGACATCGATGTTACCAAAATTATTGATAGGGATTCACAAGAAGTTGTTGGATATTTTGAAACCATGGATTTAATATCTGGGTCTTATGATGATATAGAAATTTCTGAAAACAGTATCAAAAATCTCCACAACATATTATTAAAGTACAGTGAAAAAGATAAATGGCATAAAGGCGATTACAAACAACACAGCAACGCTGTACAAGCTAAACTTCCTGATGGTACCACGCAATTAATTTTTGAAACTACGCCACCGGGATTTCATACCCAGGATGCTATGAGACAATTGATCGATTGGTATAAACAGGACAAGGAAACGCATCCACTTGTAAAATGTGCTTTATTCGCTTATGACTTTGTTAGTATCCATCCCTTCCAGGATGGTAATGGTAGATTGAGCAGACTTCTATCAACGCTTTTGCTAATGAAATATGGATACAAATGGATTCAATATGTGAGCTTTGAACACGAAATTGAAAATAGAAAAACAGAATATTACAATGTTTTAAGGAGCTGTCAGGCACAACGGCCAAATGAAGATGTGACAAAATGGGTTCGGTTTTTCTTTGATGCCTTAGCTAATATACAAGACCAATTGATGAAGAAGCTTGATAAACAAGGTATTGAAGCCAGATTAGCGCCTCGAGAGAAATCTATTATAACATTTATCGAAAATCATCCGGGCTGCAAATCAGGAGATATTGCAAAAAAACTAGGAATACCAAGCCCTACAGTGAAAAGAATATTACCTGATTTGATAGAGAAAAATTTGATAGAAAAACATGGTTCCGGGCCGGGAACGAACTATACGGTTAAATGA